The following are from one region of the Sardina pilchardus chromosome 4, fSarPil1.1, whole genome shotgun sequence genome:
- the LOC134077733 gene encoding proteoglycan 4-like isoform X3 — translation MNLALMFRLSWICLFFLTDVGLCSPQVHENLHSHQEKLIPVWTFSPAQEDKKSKTVEAPAQERPAWAQTPPAWIMPPAAVNQEPKVPAAPAQEAPAWIMPPAPVNQEPKVPEAPAQTPPAWAQLRPAWIMPPAPVNQEPKVPAAPAQEAPAWIMPPAPVNQEPKVPAAPAQEPPTWAQELPQQNTPLVSQAPAQTPPSPMTPLGPVGGSFGSSFMEGVGGEATSNGGATEGPSGRERFLVITEPLGFQTRYVVKSFNRYVRGKKIYSQTTYIPLDYQPAPEPAPVPTLPAQEAQVDQTVNAATARKG, via the exons AAAACCTACATTCCCATCAGGAGAAACTCATTCCTGTGTGGACTTTCAGTCCAGCTCAGGAGGATAAGAAATCCAAGACAGTtgaggctccagcccaagagcgtCCAGCATGGGCCCAAACGCCCCCCGCCTGGATCATGCCGCCAGCTGCAGTGAACcaggaacccaag gtgcctgcagctccagcccaagaggCCCCAGCATGGATCATGCCTCCAGCTCCAGTGAACcaggaacccaaggtgcctgAAGCTCCAGCCCAAACGCCCCCAGCATGGGCCCAGTTGCGCCCAGCATGGATCATGCCTCCAGCTCCAGTGAACcaggaacccaaggtgcctgcagctccagcccaagaggCCCCAGCATGGATCATGCCTCCAGCTCCAGTGAACcaggaacccaaggtgcctgcagctccagcccaagagcccccaACATGGGCCCAGGAACTCCCACAACAGAATACGCCCCTAGTGAGCCAAGCACCAGCCCAAACGCCACCGTCTCCGATGACTCCATTAGGTCCTGTTGGGGGTAGTTTTGGAAGCTCCTTCATGGAGGGTGTTGGTGGAGAGGCTACCTCTAATGGTGGTGCTACTGAGGGTCCATCAGGGCGAGAGCGCTTCCTTGTCATCACAGAGCCCTTGGGTTTTCAAACCCGCTACGTGGTGAAGTCCTTCAATCGTTATGTGCGAGGAAAAAAGATCTATTCCCAAACCACCTACATCCCTCTAGATTATCAGCCTGCTCCTGAGCCTGCTCCTGTCCCCACTCTTCCTGCGCAAGAAGCCCAGGTGGACCAAACTGTGAATGCCGCCACTGCAAg aaAAGGATAG
- the LOC134077733 gene encoding uncharacterized protein LOC134077733 isoform X1 — MNLALMFRLSWICLFFLTDVGLCSPQVHENLHSHQEKLIPVWTFSPAQEDKKSKTVEAPAQERPAWAQTPPAWIMPPAAVNQEPKVPEAPAQTPPAWAQLRPAWIMPPAPVNQEPKVPAAPAQEAPAWIMPPAPVNQEPKVPEAPAQTPPAWAQLRPAWIMPPAPVNQEPKVPAAPAQEAPAWIMPPAPVNQEPKVPAAPAQEPPTWAQELPQQNTPLVSQAPAQTPPSPMTPLGPVGGSFGSSFMEGVGGEATSNGGATEGPSGRERFLVITEPLGFQTRYVVKSFNRYVRGKKIYSQTTYIPLDYQPAPEPAPVPTLPAQEAQVDQTVNAATARKG, encoded by the exons AAAACCTACATTCCCATCAGGAGAAACTCATTCCTGTGTGGACTTTCAGTCCAGCTCAGGAGGATAAGAAATCCAAGACAGTtgaggctccagcccaagagcgtCCAGCATGGGCCCAAACGCCCCCCGCCTGGATCATGCCGCCAGCTGCAGTGAACcaggaacccaaggtgcctgAAGCTCCAGCCCAAACGCCCCCAGCATGGGCCCAGTTGCGCCCAGCATGGATCATGCCTCCAGCTCCAGTGAACcaggaacccaaggtgcctgcagctccagcccaagaggCCCCAGCATGGATCATGCCTCCAGCTCCAGTGAACcaggaacccaaggtgcctgAAGCTCCAGCCCAAACGCCCCCAGCATGGGCCCAGTTGCGCCCAGCATGGATCATGCCTCCAGCTCCAGTGAACcaggaacccaaggtgcctgcagctccagcccaagaggCCCCAGCATGGATCATGCCTCCAGCTCCAGTGAACcaggaacccaaggtgcctgcagctccagcccaagagcccccaACATGGGCCCAGGAACTCCCACAACAGAATACGCCCCTAGTGAGCCAAGCACCAGCCCAAACGCCACCGTCTCCGATGACTCCATTAGGTCCTGTTGGGGGTAGTTTTGGAAGCTCCTTCATGGAGGGTGTTGGTGGAGAGGCTACCTCTAATGGTGGTGCTACTGAGGGTCCATCAGGGCGAGAGCGCTTCCTTGTCATCACAGAGCCCTTGGGTTTTCAAACCCGCTACGTGGTGAAGTCCTTCAATCGTTATGTGCGAGGAAAAAAGATCTATTCCCAAACCACCTACATCCCTCTAGATTATCAGCCTGCTCCTGAGCCTGCTCCTGTCCCCACTCTTCCTGCGCAAGAAGCCCAGGTGGACCAAACTGTGAATGCCGCCACTGCAAg aaAAGGATAG
- the LOC134077733 gene encoding uncharacterized protein LOC134077733 isoform X2, protein MNLALMFRLSWICLFFLTDVGLCSPQVHENLHSHQEKLIPVWTFSPAQEDKKSKTVEAPAQERPAWAQTPPAWIMPPAAVNQEPKVPEAPAQTPPAWAQLRPAWIMPPAPVNQEPKVPAAPAQEAPAWIMPPAPVNQEPKVPEAPAQTPPAWAQLRPAWIMPPAPVNQEPKVPAAPAQEPPTWAQELPQQNTPLVSQAPAQTPPSPMTPLGPVGGSFGSSFMEGVGGEATSNGGATEGPSGRERFLVITEPLGFQTRYVVKSFNRYVRGKKIYSQTTYIPLDYQPAPEPAPVPTLPAQEAQVDQTVNAATARKG, encoded by the exons AAAACCTACATTCCCATCAGGAGAAACTCATTCCTGTGTGGACTTTCAGTCCAGCTCAGGAGGATAAGAAATCCAAGACAGTtgaggctccagcccaagagcgtCCAGCATGGGCCCAAACGCCCCCCGCCTGGATCATGCCGCCAGCTGCAGTGAACcaggaacccaaggtgcctgAAGCTCCAGCCCAAACGCCCCCAGCATGGGCCCAGTTGCGCCCAGCATGGATCATGCCTCCAGCTCCAGTGAACcaggaacccaaggtgcctgcagctccagcccaagaggCCCCAGCATGGATCATGCCTCCAGCTCCAGTGAACcaggaacccaaggtgcctgAAGCTCCAGCCCAAACGCCCCCAGCATGGGCCCAGTTGCGCCCAGCATGGATCATGCCTCCAGCTCCAGTGAACcaggaacccaag gtgcctgcagctccagcccaagagcccccaACATGGGCCCAGGAACTCCCACAACAGAATACGCCCCTAGTGAGCCAAGCACCAGCCCAAACGCCACCGTCTCCGATGACTCCATTAGGTCCTGTTGGGGGTAGTTTTGGAAGCTCCTTCATGGAGGGTGTTGGTGGAGAGGCTACCTCTAATGGTGGTGCTACTGAGGGTCCATCAGGGCGAGAGCGCTTCCTTGTCATCACAGAGCCCTTGGGTTTTCAAACCCGCTACGTGGTGAAGTCCTTCAATCGTTATGTGCGAGGAAAAAAGATCTATTCCCAAACCACCTACATCCCTCTAGATTATCAGCCTGCTCCTGAGCCTGCTCCTGTCCCCACTCTTCCTGCGCAAGAAGCCCAGGTGGACCAAACTGTGAATGCCGCCACTGCAAg aaAAGGATAG